A stretch of the Danio rerio strain Tuebingen ecotype United States chromosome 18, GRCz12tu, whole genome shotgun sequence genome encodes the following:
- the olfcq10 gene encoding olfactory receptor CQ10, which yields MVSSGTCQQQGHFTLNGMHQDGDFVIGGLFEIQRYLKVYPEISFRTQPNLPNCELFYMTSFQQALTMVFAISEINSNPNLLPNITLGYQIYDNCLRLGVAFRAATALISGTEETISDLNCKGPPPVIGLIGDPGSTHSIAISSVLGLFRLPMISYYATCSCLSDKKKYPSFFRTIPSDTFQVRAMVQTLRHFGWTWVGLIYSNNDYGIYAAQSFHQEMQLFGHCVAFSEILPQDNNPRVIDHIMGVIQASTARVVVVFSASSVLIPLMNEVVLQNLTGRQWIASEAWVTSAVFRTPYFQPFLKGTLGIAIRRGEIQGLHSFLLRLHPKSDQRNNIVRIFWETMFGCSFETGDEVTFVQQMKKVCTGQEDLSITNTPYTDVSGLRAPYNVYKAVYALAHALHDLMQCKEKRGPLSENSCADITDLKPWQLVPYLKKVNFTTGFGDPVSFDNNGDALAIYDVLNWQPSSEESIKLHTIGVVNDEVATGMAPRSVCSESCPPGTRKAMRKGFPVCCFDCLTCGDGEISNTTDAIKCTVCPDEFWSNFNKDQCVPKEIEFLSYEDPLGISLTTASLLGTCFCALVMIIFTFHRNTPIVRANNSELSFLLLLSLKLCFLCVLLFIGQPQLWTCQLRHAVFGISFVLCISSILVKTMVVIAVFNSSRPEGTGAMKWFGAAQQRCTVLVLTALQVVICAVWLSTSPPTPHKNSQYVRSKIVYECAIGSVAGFSLLLGYIGLLAAISFLLAFLARNLPDNFNEAKFITFSMLIFCAVWIAFVPAYVSSPGKYAVAVEIFAIVASSFGVLVAIFAPKCYIIILHPERNTKKAIMGRETKNN from the exons ATGGTTAGTTCAGGTACCTGTCAGCAACAAGGACACTTTACATTAAATGGGATGCACCAGGATGGAGACTTTGTCATTGGTGGTCTTTTTGAGATTCAGAGGTACCTGAAAGTATACCCTGAGATAAGTTTCAGAACGCAGCCAAATCTACCAAACTGTGAACT CTTTTACATGACAAGCTTCCAGCAGGCATTAACAATGGTTTTTGCCATCAGTGAGATTAATAGCAATCCCAACCTGCTGCCTAACATCACACTTGGTTACCAGATCTATGACAACTGTTTAAGGCTTGGAGTGGCATTTCGGGCAGCTACAGCTCTGATAAGTGGGACAGAAGAGACCAtctctgacctcaactgtaaagGCCCACCACCAGTTATTGGACTCATAGGTGATCCAGGATCTACACATTCTATTGCAATTTCCAGTGTTCTGGGGCTTTTTCGGCTGCCTATG ATTAGCTACTACGCCACTTGCTCTTGTTTAAGTGACAAGAAAAAGTACCCCTCCTTCTTCAGAACAATTCCAAGTGATACCTTCCAGGTGCGAGCTATGGTTCAGACCTTGAGGCATTTTGGCTGGACCTGGGTTGGTCTGATTTACAGTAATAATGACTATGGTATCTACGCAGCTCAGTCCTTTCATCAAGAAATGCAGTTGTTTGGACATTGTGTTGCTTTTTCTGAAATCCTGCCCCAAGATAACAACCCCAGAGTTATTGATCACATTATGGGAGTAATTCAGGCCTCTACAGCTAGAGTAGTGGTTGTTTTTTCAGCTTCATCTGTATTGATACCTTTAATGAATGAGGTGGTGTTACAGAATTTGACAGGCAGGCAGTGGATAGCGAGTGAAGCCTGGGTCACCTCAGCTGTATTTCGCACACCATATTTCCAGCCCTTTCTAAAAGGAACGTTGGGCATTGCTATTAGGCGTGGAGAAATCCAGGGCCTTCATAGTTTTCTGTTACGTCTTCATCCCAAGAGTGACCAAAGAAATAATATAGTGAGGATATTCTGGGAGACCATGTTCGGGTGCAGTTTTGAAACTGGGGATGAAGTGACATTTGTTCAACAAATGAAAAAGGTGTGTACAGGACAGGAGGACCTGAGCATCACAAACACACCTTACACTGATGTTTCAGGATTGAGAGCACCTTATAATGTGTATAAAGCAGTTTATGCCCTGGCCCATGCACTTCATGACCTGATGCAGTGTAAAGAGAAGAGAGGACCACTCAGTGAGAACAGCTGTGCTGACATAACTGATCTAAAACCCTGGCAG CTGGTTCCCTACCTAAAAAAAGTGAATTTTACCACAGGCTTTGGGGATCCTGTGTCATTTGACAATAATGGAGATGCTCTTGCCATTTATGATGTTCTGAACTGGCAGCCGAGCTCTGAAGAATCAATTAAACTTCACACTATTGGTGTAGTAAATGATGAGGTGGCAACAGGAATG GCCCCACGGTCTGTGTGCAGTGAGAGCTGTCCCCCAGGCACCAGAAAAGCCATGAGGAAGGGCTTTCCTGTCTGCTGTTTTGACTGCCTGACATGTGGAGATGGTGAAATTTCTAACACAACAG ATGCTATTAAGTGCACAGTTTGTCCAGATGAATTTTGGTCCAATTTTAATAAAGATCAGTGTGTTCCTAAAGAAATAGAGTTTCTATCATATGAAGATCCTCTAGGCATCTCTCTGACCACTGCATCCTTGCTAGGAACCTGCTTCTGTGCTCTTGTGATGATAATCTTTACTTTTCACCGTAACACTCCTATAGTACGTGCCAACAATTCAGAGCTCAGcttcctgctgcttttgtcactCAAACTGTGTTTCCTGTGTGTGCTGCTGTTCATTGGTCAGCCACAGTTGTGGACGTGTCAATTAAGACATGCTGTGTTTGGCATAAGTTTTGTCTTGTGCATCTCCAGCATTCTGGTCAAGACTATGGTGGTGATAGCTGTGTTCAACTCCTCTCGGCCGGAGGGCACAGGAGCAATGAAATGGTTTGGAGCAGCTCAACAAAGATGTACAGTTCTAGTCCTCACAGCCCTCCAAGTAGTAATATGTGCTGTCTGGCTATCAACTTCTCCTCCAACACCACATAAAAATAGCCAGTATGTCCGCTCTAAAATAGTCTATGAATGTGCCATTGGCTCAGTGGCTGGGTTTTCTTTGCTGCTGGGATATATAGGATTGTTGGCAGCAATAAGCTTTCTACTAGCCTTCCTGGCAAGAAATCTTCCAGATAATTTTAATGAGGCAAAGTTTATCACTTTTAGCATGTTAATCTTCTGTGCTGTATGGATTGCATTTGTTCCAGCATATGTGAGCTCTCCAGGAAAATATGCAGTGGCTGTGGAGATATTTGCTATCGTAGCTTCTAGTTTTGGAGTGCTGGTGGCCATATTTGCCCCAAAGTGTTACATAATCATTTTACATCCAGAAAGAAACACTAAAAAAGCCATCATGGGAAGAGAaaccaaaaataattaa